Proteins co-encoded in one Salvia splendens isolate huo1 chromosome 4, SspV2, whole genome shotgun sequence genomic window:
- the LOC121800445 gene encoding NDR1/HIN1-like protein 3 — MGETKQPHLNGAYYGPSIPPPSKPSKSYHRPGRGGGGCCCNPFTCCCGCLMNCLCTCICQIVFSILIIVGVIALILWLVFRPNAVKFHVTEASLTEFNINNNTLHYNLALNLTIRNPNKRIGIYYDRIEARAFYHGQRFSTVELQNFYQGKKNTTDLSAEFKGSQLVLLGVNEMSKYNDDRSAGRYDIDIKLYLRIRMKFAFVKSTRVKPNIDCDLKIPLSSNSTASEAYEPTRCDFDWR, encoded by the coding sequence ATGGGTGAAACCAAACAGCCGCACTTAAACGGGGCCTACTACGGCCCCTCCATTCCACCGCCGTCCAAACCTTCGAAGAGCTACCACCGCCCCGGCCGCGGCGGAGGCGGATGCTGCTGTAACCCCTTCACCTGCTGCTGCGGCTGCCTCATGAACTGCCTCTGCACCTGCATCTGCCAGATCGTCTTCTCCATCCTCATCATCGTCGGAGTCATCGCCCTCATTCTGTGGCTCGTTTTCCGCCCCAACGCCGTCAAATTCCACGTCACCGAGGCCTCGCTCACCGAATTCAACATCAACAACAACACGCTCCACTACAATCTCGCGCTGAATCTCACGATCCGCAACCCGAACAAGCGCATCGGCATCTACTACGACCGGATCGAGGCGAGGGCTTTCTACCATGGCCAGCGATTCTCCACCGTCGAGCTCCAGAACTTCTATCAGGGGAAGAAAAACACCACCGATTTGAGCGCTGAGTTCAAAGGATCACAACTGGTGCTGCTCGGAGTGAACGAGATGTCGAAATACAACGACGATCGGAGCGCCGGCAGGTACGACATCGACATCAAGCTGTATCTGCGCATCAGGATGAAGTTTGCGTTCGTGAAATCCACCAGAGTGAAGCCGAATATCGATTGCGATCTCAAAATTCCGTTGAGTTCGAACAGCACGGCTTCGGAGGCTTACGAGCCGACGAGGTGCGATTTCGATTGGCGTTAA
- the LOC121799133 gene encoding NDR1/HIN1-like protein 1 produces MSSEKVCSHHKSKRRKVLRKCCAALLVFNFLLLLVILLVWAILQPKKPRFLLQDATIFALNVSAANVISTTVQITILSRNPNSRIGVYYDKLDSFATYHSQQITYYTAIPPVYQGHKDVNVWSPFLYGNSVPVAPYNGLALAQDQSNGAIKLTVKINGRVKWKVGSFVSGRYHLHVSCPAYIPLGNSKANGIVVGAGVKYQLSLSCSVSV; encoded by the coding sequence atgtCGTCAGAGAAAGTGTGCAGCCACCACAAGAGCAAGCGGCGGAAGGTCCTCCGCAAGTGCTGCGCGGCCCTCCTGGTGTTCaacttcctcctcctcctcgtcatcCTCCTCGTGTGGGCCATCCTCCAGCCCAAAAAGCCCCGGTTCCTCCTCCAGGACGCCACCATCTTCGCCCTCAACGTCTCCGCCGCCAACGTCATCTCCACCACCGTCCAGATCACCATCCTCTCCCGCAACCCCAACTCCCGCATCGGCGTCTACTACGACAAGCTCGACTCCTTCGCCACATACCACAGCCAGCAGATCACCTACTACACCGCCATCCCCCCCGTCTACCAGGGCCACAAGGACGTCAACGTCTGGTCCCCGTTTCTCTACGGCAACTCCGTCCCCGTCGCCCCTTACAACGGCCTCGCCCTCGCCCAGGACCAGTCCAACGGCGCCATCAAGCTCACCGTTAAAATTAACGGCCGCGTCAAATGGAAGGTCGGGTCGTTTGTCTCCGGGCGCTACCACCTCCACGTTTCCTGCCCCGCCTACATCCCGCTTGGGAATTCTAAAGCCAACGGAATTGTGGTTGGTGCCGGAGTTAAGTATCAGCTCTCGCTCAGCTGTAGCGTAAGTGTGTGA